Within Bdellovibrio bacteriovorus HD100, the genomic segment GGAAATCAAAGACATGATTTCCTACCTGAAGCTGTCCATCAATCCGGCGGATGATATCGCCTTAAAGCGCATCATCAACGTTCCAGCCCGCGGTATCGGCAAAACCACGATTGAAAAAATCGAAGAATACGCGGCTCATAAAAACTTGAGCATGTTCGAAGCGGCCGAAAAAGCCTGCGAAGAGCGCCTGTTCAATGCCGGCACCACCGGCAAGATCCGTCGTTTTATCGACCTGATGAAAGACCTTCAGCAAAACGCCCAGCATCTGAAACTGCTGGAATTCTTTGCCGTGGTTCTGGATCGCACGGAATATCTGGCGGCTTTGAAAAAAGACGAATCTCCGGAATCCCAGGCGCGCATCGAAAACTTGGAGGAACTGGACAACGCCATTGCCCAGTTCGTGCAAGAGCGCGGTGAAGAATCCACACTGATCAGCTTCCTGGAAGAAATGGCTTTGGTTAACGATGTCGATTCTTTGGATCAGGAGCAGAATTCAGTGACCATGATGACCCTGCACATCTCCAAGGGTCTTGAGTATCCGTACGTGTTTGTGGTGGGGCTTGAAGAAAATCTGTTCCCAAGTGCGCGCAGCGCAGAAAGCGACAACGAGCAGGATGTCGAGGAAGAGCGCCGCCTGGCTTACGTGGGCATGACTCGCGCTCGTCAGAAGCTGTGGCTGACCTATGCGAAAATGAGACGCGTGTGGGGCCAGGAGCAGTTCAATCCTCCGTCGCGATTCATTAAGGAAATCCCGCAGAATCTGATCGACTTTAAAACGTCCGCCGAAGCGCCGCGCTTTATGGCCCGCTATGGTTCCAGCTCTTATGACTCTGACTTTGGCGGCACGCCGAAATGGGGCGCCACTAGCAGCGATCGCAACCGCGCACGCACACAAAGTTACGATGATGCACAAGACTTCCCGGATTACGAAAATGACGGGGCCGGCTCTGCACCCTTTTCCAAAGGTATGCGCGTCAGACACCCGACGTTTGGTGTCGGCACCGTGTATGCCACGGAAGGCACTGGCGAAAACTTCAAAGTCAGCGTGATGTTCACGGATAACACCGTGAAGAAATTCGTTGTGAAGTACGCCCGCCTGGAGCGCGTGTAGTCATATTTTTTTGTTGCACCAACGTGAGGATAACTGACAAACTTCTTCGGGTTACTAACAAGGAGTAATTAATGAAAAAGTTGATCGTTGTCCTTTGCCTATTGTCCTCTTCTGTTTCCTTCGCGGCTAGAAACGTCGCTTCTTATGGCGGGAAAACTGCCAGCATCAATCTGGGCATGAACAGCTCTGCATTGAACATCGGTGGCCGTATGGAATTCGACGATGCTCAAGGTGCACTGGGGGCTTACCTGTTCCTGCAAACTGAAAAGAAAGACGCAGGCATCCCACAAGTTCTGAGCTTCGGTGCTCACTCTTTGTTGAGACTTGTTGAAGCTTCCAACGTCACGGCATTCCTGGCTCCAGGTATTGGCATCTCCATGATCAAAATGGATGGCGCTGATGATAAAACCGTTGTGGGCGCAAGCTTCCGTTACGGCGCTCAGTTCAAACTTCCGAATGGCGCGGGTGCCTTGGGTATCGAGCGTTTTGAAGCTTGGAACTGGTTCGACGAAGACACTTCTTCTTCTGTCGCATTCACTTCGGCAGTTTATTCTTTCAATTTCTAATTAAAGAATTTATCGCGATTCACCTAAAAAGCCCGGCTCTGACCGGGCTTTTTTCGTTTGGCCCCCGAATGTTAAAGCGAATCCGTCTCGCGGAATCGTCCTTCTCTCACTCAAAAGTCGTAGTCATAACGTCAAAGAACCCTCTCATTGTTTTATTTCCCTTATGTTTGCGCCCTTCGCTCCGATCAATGAGGGTCGTTAAATTTTCTTTACATCTGTTCACCAAAGGGCGTTTATGAGAACCTGGAGTTTAAAAGCAAAACTGACTTTAATGGGATTGTCTGTTGCCCTGCTTGCTGCCACCAGCGGAGCTTTGGGCTTCTATTTCCTGCACAAGGTCAGCGCAGAGTACAACATAGTTGCACACGAAAACCTGCCCTCACTTAAAGAACTGGCCGATCTTCGCTCCACCATCCGCGAACTGCGCCTGCATGTTCGCAGCATCGGCCTTGCTGGAAACACACAGGAAGAAGTGAACATCTATATAGAAAAATCCAAAGAACAGATTGCCAACCTTGAAAGGCACATCGAAGCCTACGAAAAGATCGACCCTTCCGCAAAAGACCGTGCAAGCTATAAGGAATTCATCGCCGGGTGGCATGAGTTCAAATCCTTCGGTGGTGAGATTCTGTCCATGAGTGCGAACTATCAGGAAAACGAATCCAAGGTCGTATCTTTGATTCGCGATGTGTGTCCGGCCAAAGCCCAAAAAATCTATGCTCCCCTTCTGAACGAAACCACTTATCAGGTTCAGTATGCGGATCGCTCCGCCCACGAAGCCACAGCGGCGGAAAAGCAGGCCCGCTTCTGGGTGACAGTCTTTGCCGCCGTATCAATTGTCCTGGCGGGACTGGTTTCTTTCTTTGCATCGTCTTCCATCGCCAAAACGGTCAAACAGATCTGTGACGCCCTGGCGGACAACTCGCAGGAAGTACACAAAGCCGCCAGCTATCTTTCCGAAACCAGCGTGACTGTGCAAAACGGCGCCAGCAAAGCGTCTTCGATGCTGGAAGCCAGCACGGCCTCGATCAGCCAGATTGAAGCCATCGTGAAAATCAGCAGTGAGCGCGCCCTGCAGGCCAAGGTCGCTTCCGAAGAATCAAAAACTTCGGCAGAAGATGGCTCCGGTGCGATCAAACAACTGATGCACTCGATGGAAAAGATCAGCGACAGCTCGAAAAAAATGCAG encodes:
- a CDS encoding methyl-accepting chemotaxis protein, with the translated sequence MRTWSLKAKLTLMGLSVALLAATSGALGFYFLHKVSAEYNIVAHENLPSLKELADLRSTIRELRLHVRSIGLAGNTQEEVNIYIEKSKEQIANLERHIEAYEKIDPSAKDRASYKEFIAGWHEFKSFGGEILSMSANYQENESKVVSLIRDVCPAKAQKIYAPLLNETTYQVQYADRSAHEATAAEKQARFWVTVFAAVSIVLAGLVSFFASSSIAKTVKQICDALADNSQEVHKAASYLSETSVTVQNGASKASSMLEASTASISQIEAIVKISSERALQAKVASEESKTSAEDGSGAIKQLMHSMEKISDSSKKMQDIINIIEDISFQTNLLALNAAVEAARAGEAGRGFAVVAEAVRSLAQRSSVSAKEISDLISQSASYIEEGVSKAGQSQDVLSRIHKDIEKVSSYNQDIASSSEEQRVGIQQVSGALVSLDTTSQSNTKASEQVSSIAKELNEKTEAVDSLISELRGLIEGRKAA